Genomic segment of Planctomycetota bacterium:
CTGCAGCACCCGCTTCATGCACGGAATGTCACGAACCGGCTTCCGTCGGCGGGTACGAATAACGACCTTCCGGTCGCCCGTCCAGCCGATCGTCGGCGCTTCGCCTTGCCCCGACCCCTCTTCGCGCGGCGCTCGGCTTAGGGTTGAGTGGCGGGGACTGGCAATTGGCCCGAGGGTGGTGGCACGAATTCGCCGGAAGGCTGAGGCGCGGCGAATGGCGGCGGGGCGGTTTGGGATGGCTCTGGCGCAGGCGCGGCAGCCCCGAGAGGCCCCTTGGGAACTGTCACGACCGGCGGCTTGGTGAGGATATAGCTGAGCGCACCCACCGGCGCTCGCAGCGAGTCGCGACGTGCCGCGTCGCGATACGCTTTGTCGGCCCAAGGCGCTTCGGACAGTTGCACGCCGTTGTAATCCAGCAACGATCCCTTTTCCAATTGCATATTCTTGAGTGACAGCGTGTATTCGATCAAGGCTCGATAGAAACGCGAGCTGGCGTCGGCCGCGATGCGTTGCGATTCGAGCACCAGATCGAGCGGCACTTGGTCGGCGTCGAAGGCCACTTGAGCCGCCCGCAGTTGCTGCAGCGCGGCGTGGCGTCGGTTGAAGACGGTTTGCACCACGAGGTAGGCGCGATCCTTTTCGGCCATCGCGGCGCTGATATCGTGGACGACTTGTCTTTCCAATTCTCGCAAAAGGGCCATCTCGCGGCGCAGATTCAACTCGGCGTTGCGGACCATGGCGTGCCCCTTGCGGAAGCCCAGCGGCATCGAAAACTCCGCGCCCGCCTGGTATTCCTGAAACTGGCCAGTGGCCAGGTTCCCCCAGGCATTGTCGAAATCCGCCGTCGAGCCGCCGATCAGGTTTTGTCCGAAGCCGCGCATGCGATAACGTCCCACCATGTCGAACTGGGGTCTGAGGAAGTTGCGACTGGCGGCAAGTTCCAACTCGCGGCGTTTGACCAACCAGCGCTGCCGGCGCAACTCGACGCGACGTCCCAAGGCTTCGGTCATCACGTCAGTCCAGTCGAAAACGACGTCAGCCATCCTGGGTTCGTCGATCGGACGGAGCACTTCGCCGTCGCTGATCGGCAGCCCAATCAGGAGCCGCAATCTTCGTTCGGTCGTCTGCAAGCCACCCTGACCGCGGAAAGTGCCGCCGCTGGTGCCGTTGTTCGTGCGCGTGCCATCCACCGCAATGCCAGCCAAGGCGTTTTGCACTTCCTCTTCGAAACGAAAGTACTGTTCGCGGGCGTGCGCTTCCTTTTCCGCTTCGCCACCCACGCGTCCGGTCGCGTTCAACGAGTTGACGCGCCGCCAGGTTTCCAAGGCCGTGTTGCGAGCCAGAACCTTGGCGTCCAAATCGCGATAGGCGAAGTAGAGATCCCAATAGGCGTTCTCCACGTCGCTAAGCAGCGTGCGCGTGGCGGCTTCGAACTCGGTCAGGCTGACATCGGTTCGCAACCGAGCCAGCATCACGCCGTTGAAAATACCAGGCACGCCGGTCGGGCCGGCGATCCGGTTGTATTGCACTCCCGAACCCTGCGCCAGCGGCTGGCGGACTTCGGCCTCGAAGTTCGTATTCCAGGCGCTGGGGAACTCGTTGCCAGGCGCGTTGTTGGCGTCGTAATCGGTGTTGTGTCGAAAGGCGACCTTGCCGCCCGTCGCGATGGTCTTGGCGATCTGGCTCTGATAGACCAGCGCTTCTTGCTTGAGCAGCCGCGTACCGCCGCCAAAAAACGAGTTGTTGAACGCGCGATGATTGTCTTCGTAGAACAACGTCGTCGAATACTGGGCGTCAAAGGCGGCCAACGCGGCGTCCACGCCGAAACGCGGATCGGTCTCGGTCACGGCGGCGCCATAGACCGTCTGGGCCGTATCGGGCGAGCGAATCAGCGTGCCGCCCAGATCACGAATCACCTGCGCGTTGGCCAGCGCTGATTGAACGGCCTCGTTGAGAGTGAGTTCGCGAAAACGAGGCGGCAGTTGGTTCGACAGCGAGTTCGGGCGGGGAGTATCCAACAGATCGACGCGCGCGGGCGTGCTGACATTGGGATAGTCGATTTCCGTCGCCACGCGTTGATAATGGGCGGTGTCATCGGCGAACGGCGTCGTCTTTTTTTGCGCAAGGCAACCCCCGATCGCCGACAAGGCGATTGCTAGCAACACGGCGGCAACCGAGTCGTTTCGGGGCATGAATTGATGGTCCGTTACCGCACCATGTTTCGGCCGGTCAGACGGCTTTCCAGGGCCCACGGCGATCGAAGGGAAACTAAACATTTAGTAATACTCCCCCTCTATCGGCAGATGGGGGGGCAATACATCCGTTAATGTCGATGTAATCGTTAAACTCGTGCGGAAAGCCCGCGCATGTCCAAAATCCCACGCGAGAAAAGCGCTCTAAGCGTGGATATAATCGACGTTTATGAGTGCCAACCCGGTGAGCCTGGATTCCCTAGCTGACGTGATGTTGGACGAAATCGATCAATTGATCGCCGAGCTGGCGAAGTTATCAAAAACGGATGTCCCCCCGACATCGTTCTATGCCGAGTTGATTCAACGCTCGGTGGCCGCCCTGGCCGCGCAGGGGGGAGCGGTTTGGCTGCTAGCTGATGGGCGCACGCCTGACCTGGTGGCGCAGCTCAACTTGGACACGCCCCTGGCCGGCGCCGATTCCGAGGCTCGCCGTGCTCATCTCGTGGCTGTCGAAGAGGTGGCAAAGGGGGGCCAACCTCGATTGCTGACGCCTGTGCCAGCTTCCGAAGCTTCGCGAGTGGCGCCCTGCGACGCGCTGCGCGTGCTGTGTCCCGTGATGGTCGAGGGGCGTGCCGCGGCCGTCCTCGAAATACTGCAGCGCAGTCAGATTTCTCTCGCGGCGTCGCAAGGCAATCTGCGCTTGTTGACGCTCTTGGCCGAGTTGGCCGCCGACTTTCATCGCCATCACGAATGGCGACAATTTCGTGCCCGAGCGGCCATCGCCACGAAGTTCGAGCAGTTCGTCGAGAAGATTCATCGCAGCCTTGACTCGCAAGCGACTGCGTACACGCTTGCCAACGAAGGCCGAGACCTGGTCGGCGTCGATCGCTTGAGCGTCGTGATCGCCGCCGACAAAGGTTGCCGCCTCGCCGCGACCAGCGGCCTGGATACCTTCGATCGGCGGGCTAACGCCGTGCGTACGCTGGAGCAACTTGCGGGGGCGGCGCTCGCCCAAGGGGAACCCTTGAGTTACGCCGGCGACACCACGGCGCTCCCGCCGCAGATCGAGGCTCCGCTGCAGTCCTACGTCGACGAATCGCACGCCCGAGCGCTCTTGATCCAACCACTGACTGGCCCCGCAGATGCGGCGTCAGCTGACCGGCGCGCCGCGGCCATTGGCGCCTTGGTCGTCGAGCAGTTCAGCGCCGGCTCGATCGACGAGGCGACCGCGCGGCGAATCGAGGTGATTTGTCAGCACGGGGGGCTGGCCTTGCGGAACGCGCTGGCGCACGAGGCGGTGCCGTTCGTGCGCGCGCTCGAAGCGCTCAGCCGTGCGACCTGGTACTGCAGGGCCAAGGGGCTGCCTCGTCTGGCCTGGGGATTGGCGGCCGTGGCGGCGCTTACTGTCGTGCTGGCCGTGGTGCCGGCGGACTTCGAGTTGGAAGCGCGAGGCTCACTTCAACCACGTCAGCGCCGCGATCTCTTTGCGCCCGCGGATGGCGTGGTTGATCGCGTCGATGTCGGCCACGGCGACCAGGTCGCCGCTGGTCAGGCATTGGTGACGCTCCGCAAGCCGGAGTTGGATGTCGAGTTCAGCCGCGTGCTGGGAGAAATCTCGACGGCGCGCAAGCGACTCGAAGGCATTCAGGCCGCGCGGCTGGTCGGTGGCACGGTGGAAAAGGGACGTGATCGCGACAATCAGATGACGGCCGAGGAGGAAGAGCTTAAAGAACGCCTCCGCAGTCTGGAGGCCGAACATAAGATTCTCCGCGAGCAGCAGGCGGAACTGCAGGTGCGCGCCCCGCTCGACGGAATTGTCGTCACCTGGGACGTGGAGCGATTGTTGAGCGCTCGGCCCGTGGCCCGCGGTCAAACGCTGCTGACCGTGGCGCGTACCGAGGGACCGTGGGTGCTGGAAGTACGGCTTGCCGACCGGGACGTCGGCCCGGTGGTTGCCGCGCAAGGTCAACAGTCGACTCCGTTGGCGGTCAAGTTCGTGGTGGCCACCGACCCAGCCACGACGTACCAAGGCGACGTGGCTCACATCGCCATGTCGACCGCCACCGACGACAAGGACGAAGCCTTCGTGCTGGTGACCGCCGATATCGACCGGGAACAACTGTCCGCCGAGTGTCGCCGTCCCGGGGCGACAGTGATCGCCAAGATCCATTGTGGCCGCCGCGCGCTTGGCTACGTGTGGTTCCACGAGCTGATCCACGCCGTGCAGTCTTGGCTGTTGTTTTGAGGGCCGCTGGGCGCCGTGTGGACAAGAGTTCTGGCCCAGCGCGATGCTGCCGGTCAGATCATGAGGAAAGATCGATGCTGAATAAGAACCTCTGTCAGTTGTTCCTCGCCGCTCTCATGTGCGGCAACGAGGCCGCGTGGGCCGGCGAATTGCGCGTGGACGCGGCGCTGGTGACGCTGATCGAGCAAGTGGACGTAGCGGCTAAGGAAGCCGGCGTGCTGATGGAGATTGACGTCCGCGAGGGGCAATGCGTCGAAGCCGGCGCCACGCTCGCGCGCATTGACGATCAGCTTGCCGTGCTGCTGGCCCGAAGGGTGCAAACCGAACTTGATATTGCCCGGCGCGAAGCCAACAACGAGGTCAAGGCGTTGTTTGCGGCCAAGTCGGCCGAAGTGGCCCGTGCCGAGTTGAAACGATCGACAGATTCGGTCGAGAAGTACAGCAAGAGCATTTCCCAGACCGAGTTGGACCGGCTGCGGTTGGTGGTGGAAAAAGCCGAGCTCGAAAGCCAACAGGCGGCGCACGAGCAAGCGTTGGCGAAACTGACCGTCAAGCAGAAGGAAGTGGAATATGAAACCGCTCGGCATAACGTCGAGCGCTGTCAGATTAAAGCCTTGGCGGCAGGCGTCGTGGTCGAAATCAAGAAACGACAGGGAGAATGGGTCGAGCCAGGCATGACGGTGGTGCGACTGGTCCGTATTGACCGCTTGCGGGTCGAAGGATTTCTCGCGGCCAACGATTTGACCGACCATCTGGTGGGCGCGCCAGTGACGCTGGTGGCCAATCTGCCCGGTCGCGCGGGTGCCGAGTTCACGGGCGTCTTGGTTTTCGTCAGTCCCGAGATCAATCCCGTCAACGGTCAGGTGCGCGTGTGGGCGGAGGTCGAGAATCGCGATCAACTTTTGCGTCCTGGCATGAGGGCGTCGCTCGTCATTGGCGCGTCGCGCAAGCCGTAATGTTCAACCATCGCGCCGTCGCAAGGTAACGCCCGGCAGAGGCTTTGATGTCAGCCAGTTCTTTCGCACCACGAGCAACGAGCCGGCCGCTGGGACTGCGGATGCGGCCTGATCTGGTCACGCGGCCGCTCGAATTTGCGCGGCGCAAGCACTGGACCGTCAAAGACCCGTTAGCGCTGCGTTACTATCAGCTTCGCGACGAAGAATATCAGATTCTCAATTGGCTCGACGGGTCGGCGAGCTTGGACGACATTTGTCGGCGCTTTGAAGAGCAATACGCTCCATGCCGCCTGACGGTTCCTCAGCTCCAAGCATTTCTCGGCTCGCTCCATGCGCAAGGTCTGATCATCAGCCAGGCCAGTGCGCAAGGGGACGTGTTGCTCGAAAGCCATCAGCGGCGACGCCGACAAGATTGGTTGCAGCGTTTGTCGTCTCCGTTGGTGATTCGCTTCCGGGGGCTCGATCCCGAGCCGCTCCTCGCTTGGCTATATCCGAAGTGCCGCTGGATGTTCTCGCGCGGCTTCGCGGTGGCGTCGATCTTGTTGGTGGGCGTGGCGGCGCTGCTCACCGCCCTGCGATTTGACTCGTTTGTCGCGCGCATTGGCGATTTGAATGCATTTCTGACGCCTGGCAACCTGCCCTGGCTGGCGGCGGCGGTCATCGTTTCCAAGGTGCTCCATGAACTGGCCCATGCCCTGGTCTGTCGACATTTCGGCGGCGAGTGTCATGAATTGGGCGCGATGTGCTTCGTCTTTACTCCGTGCCTGTATTGCGATGTGTCCGACGCCTGGATGCTGCCCGGCAAGTGGCCGCGCGCGGCGATCGGCGCTGCGGGCATTTTTCTTGAGGTGCTGCTGGCCGCGATTTGCGCGTTGCTGTGGTGGTCGAGCGAGCCGGGCCTGCTGAATACGCTGTGTCTGAATCTCGTCGTCGTCTGCTCGGTGGGAACGCTGTTCTTGAACGGCAATCCCTTGATGCGGTACGACGGTTACTACGTGCTCGCCGATCTGATTGAATTGCCAAACCTTGCCGATCAGGCTCACGCTGTACTCAGGCAAAACCTGGCCCGCTGGTTCCTAGGCGTGGAACTGGTCGCCGACCGGGCCTTGCCCGAGCGTGGGCGCGGCTGGCTGATGGGCTACGCCATCCTGGCGACGGGCTATCGTTGGTTCGTGGTGCTGGCGGCATTGTGGCTGCTGCGCAGGGCCGCCGATCCGTATGGGCTGGCGGTGATCGTCGATAGTCTTGGCTCGTTTGTCGTTGGAATCATGTTGTGCGTCCCGATGTGGCGTGCTTGGCGCTTTGCCAGCAATCCGACGAGAAACGTCGAAGTCAACGGCCCGATGGCCATGCTGCGTGGCGGTGGTTTAGCGCTGTTGCTGGCGGGAATCTTGCTGCTGCCGCTGCCGCGCACCGTCGAAGGGCCGGCGGTCATGGAAGCCAAAGACGCGCGCCGCGTTTACGCCTTGGTGGATGGCAAGGTGAGCGAGCATGTCTTGGAGGGGGCCATCGTCAAGCCGGGCGACGCCCTAGCCCGCACCGAAAACTTGGAGCTGCGTCGGCAAGTTGCCCAATTGGAAGGGGAATGCCGTGTCCAGCGGTTGCGACTGGCGCACTTGCGCAGTCAGGCGATCCAAGATCCAACTGCGGCCGATGCCATTCCCGTGGCCGAGAAAGTGCTCGAAGAACTTGACGAGCGCCTGCGCTTGCGGCTGCTGGACGAACAGCGGTTGCTGCTCTCGGCCCCCGTCGCCGGCGTGGTCATGCCCCAGCCTGGGCCAGCGCGCGGCTTGCCGAGGGAAGAATTGCCGGCGCACGCTGGCACTCCCTTGGACGAGCAAAACACCGGCATGTGGTTGAAGACCGGCGATTTGTTCTGTCTGGTCGGAGATCCACAACGCCTGCAGGCGACGGTGGCGATTGAACAGAGTCAGATCGAGTTCATGCGAGTTGGCCAGCGCGTGAAGCTTCGCCTGGACGAATTCCCGGGCGAGTTTCTGGAAGGGACGATCAGCGAGCTGGCCGAGGTCGAGCTGCGCGTCGCTCCGCGCGAGCTTGCCGCCGGAGGTGAGTTGCCGACTCGCGTTGACTCCCAAGGCATGCACCGCCCCTTGGAGACACATTACCAGGCCCGCGTGTCGCTCGACGAATCTCCCCATCGTGCGCGACTCGGCGCGACGGGCTGGACCAAGATCTCGGTCGACAAGCAGCCGCTCATCAGCCGGCTGTGGCGATTCCTGACCAGCACCTTCCGCTTCATTCGGTAGCCGCAGGCGATTACGGCGGCACAAAGAAGACAATGCCCGTGACCGTGGCGGTTTCGAACAACAAGCCCCGGACGCTGATGGGCAGTCGCTCGCGCTGATAGGGGACGCGGCTGCCAGGCCGGTAGTAGCCCAACGTGTACACACACTCGCGCCGCGGCTGCGCTCCGACCTTGTAAGGCAACAAGGGGATGGTCAGGAAGAAATGCGCCGCCGAGATGCCCGGCTGCAGCACTCCCGCCGTGTAGCCATAGCGTTCGACATTGACCTGTTCGAAGTAGACCGGCCGATGACAAACTCCGGGAGGTTCCCAGGTAAACACGGTGTTATTCCAGCCGCGAGTCAAGCGGCCATATTCTGGCTGGCCGAGGATGGCGGCGGCGGCGTTGGGGGGCAACTCGCCCGCGGTGGGCCGGATATCGATCGACAAATCCTGGCTGGGTATCAACGCCCAACTCGGCTTGAGGGGGAGTGAACTTTCGGTGCGTCCGGTTTTGGGCTGCGCTGCCGCGGGCAATTGGGGCGGAGCTATCGCGGGCACCTGGGCGATGCGGATCGTCGTGCGTGGTTGAACCTCGGCGCTGGCCGCCGGTGGCGTCACGCGGTCGGGAACGCGCAGCACGTGCGGCGGCGTTGCCTTGTGCTCGACGGGGAGCGGTTCGGAGACTTGAAACCTGATCGATGAGGAAGCGTCACCCGCCGGTTCCGCGCCGGCGACGGTGTAGGCCGGCGCCAAGAGGCCGATCGGCGCCCCGAGCAGTCTCGCCAGCGCGAGACTAAGGAGGAGGCGTCGCAGGCGAGATGTCGATGTTGCGGCCATACCGATCAGGCTCGATTCAGACTAATCGTTACATCCGTTGACTAAGGTGGCTATCGATTATTCGGCGGCCTATTAGCAATGTTTTCGTTGGCCTTGGAATAAGCGGTACCGTCGGTTTGGCTGGCAGAACCGGTCACTTGGGCACAACCGGAACGCCGCCAATTCAGCGGTTTAGATGGAGCAAAGATTGACGCCTATAGGGGGAGTAGCGATAATCGAGGATCACCATTTTCTCGCGGTAAAACCGTTGTCATCACGACACTTCAGCGCTAAGCAGGGATGGTTTGGCTGTCGGGAAGGGCCTGAATGCTTCTCCGGGGCTGGATTGACCGACTGTGGGCGAACCACTGCCGTCAGGCGGCTCGTCGGCGTAAAGCTCAGCGCCACCAGGAGCAGCACCCTCCGCTGTTCGTTCGCCAGCTCGAAAAACGCCGCGTGCTGTCCGTCAACGTCCCGGCTGGCCAGGCGTTTTCCGTGGCCGAAAACAGCGCTGCGGGAACCGTGGTCGGGACCGTGGCGGCCACCGACTCGGACGCGGCGTCGCCGCAACTGACGTATAGCATTCTCGATGCGTCGCCGGGCAACGCCTTTCTCATCAATCCGTCGTCCGGCGAAATTGCCGTCACCGACGCCAGCCAGCTCGACTTTGAAACGCATCCTGAGTTTGACCTGACAATTGGCGTTGCCGATCAAAATGGCGCGACGGCCACCACCCAGGTGCAAATCAACCTGACCGACGTGTTTGCGCCGGCCGCCGTTTCGTTCAGCGGCAACGCCACGGTGACGGTGAACAGCGGAAAGCTGGAAGTGGTCCAAGGGGACAACACCCTCTTCAGCCAGCCGCTGGAAGATGTCAGCCACCTAAGAGTCACCGGTTCGAGCGCCAGCGACACGCTGACGGTCGACTTTACGCGCGGCAATCCCGTGCCGGTGGGCGGACTCGACTACGACGGGCTCGGCCAGCCCGACGGCGGGTTGGATACGTTGACGGTCGTGGGGGCGCCCTCGGTGACCTACGACTATCTCAACGCTCACGACGGCGACGTGGTGGTCGACTTCGACGGGACGTCGCGGACCATTAACTATCGCAACTTGGAGCCGCTGACGAACACGGGTACGGCGACCAACATTGTCTTCAATCTGAACAACGGCAACGTGCAGGCGCTTCTCCAAGACGCGGGGGGCGGTCAGTCGCTACTAAGCAGTTTGAACGGCACGTTCGAGTCGACGTTGTTCACCAACCCGACAGGTTCGGTCACGATTAACCTGGGGGGTGGCAACAACTCGCTGCAGGTCGGCGCGCTGTCGGGAACCTTTGGCGTCTCGGTCGTTGGCTCGGGGGGGAATAATTCGCTCACCGTCAGCACGCCCGACCCGGCGCTCACGTCGCCGCAGTTCAACTTTGCCGGATTCAACTTCGACCAAAGCGATACCCCGGACGTGGCCGCCGCCTTGTCGGGCACGCCCACCGGCGGACAAGGGATCGTGATCACGGCCACGCCTGACCCTCCGACCGGTAGTGTGGCGTTTCCGCTGAGTAGCACGGGCTTCAATTCCGCCCTGTCCATCGGCCGACTGCTGAATCCTTCGCTCACATCGGGGACGCTGGCCGTCAATATGCCCTCGGGGAATAATGGGGCCACAGTGCGCGCGGGGATTCAGTTGTCGTGGTCCGCCGGGCGAACGCTGACCAATCAAGCGGGCGATGATTTTGTGATCTATGAATCGTCGTCCAATCCCGGCGGGCCGGACGGCGCGATGGTCCAGGTACACGTTGCCGGCGGTGATTGGACGCAATGGTATTACCAGCCCGATAACTCGCGAGACTTTTACGTCGGTTCGAGCACGGAAGGCGCTTTCGCCGTGGCGTACGATCTATCGACGTTTGGCTTGAGCAACGGCCAGGCGATCGACGGCATCCGCTACGCCAATCTGACGGCGGCCGATCGGATTGCGGGAACCGGCGTCGAGAAGGTTTCGGGCAGCGGCGTGTTGGTTGGTTCCGGCCAGGTGCTGGTCGGCGACAACGGCGCCACGAGCAGCGTGCTGCCCGACCCGGGCCCGCTGGCCAGCTTTGCCTATTATGGCAATGCCACCCTCGATCCCGATCCACTCTATGTGGCGGCGCTGCATCCGTTGGCTTCGGCTGGCGGCATCAACGCTGACGTCGTCACGGTGAATAACACGACCGTGGCGGTCAGCAGCTCCGCCGGGTTGACTCCCACGATCACCTACAGCGGGATCGCGGCGCTCGGAATCAACACCGGATCGGGGCCCGATCAGATCAACGCCACGCTCGGCGGCGCTGGCATCCCGTCGACGATCAGCTTGAACGGCGGCACACCGACCGACTCGGATCAGGTGACGCTGTTCGGCGTGACCGACTGGCAGACGCTTTCGCTCAGCGGCACCACCGTCGCGGACGGGACCACGACGGTTTCCCTGTCGAATGTCGAGTCGCTCACGGTCGATGTCTCGGGCGCTGCGAACGACACGGTGCAAGTCAATCGTAACTTCGCGCTCGCCGGCAACTCGCCCCAGTTGCAAGTGCTCGGCGGCGCGGCGGCACAGCACAACGCGCTGGTGGTGAACACCGGCTACGCGGCGACGTCCGCGGCCAGCCAGACCTTCTCGTTTGCCGGCGTGACATTCGACCAGTCGGCCACGCCCAACGTGTTCTCGGAACTTGGCACCGGCGCACTGACCGGCGGACAGGGAGTCAGCATCCAGACTCGCCCCGCGGTGACCACGGGCGCGATCTCGGGCTTTCCCAGCACCACGACCGGCTACAACCCCGCGCTATCGATTGGCAGTTTGTTCAATCGCGGCGGCACGACCACGACGGCCGTCAATCTGCCCGACATCACCAACAACGGCACCAGCAACCGAGGGGGCTTTGTCGTCAGTTGGGACCAGGGGCGCACTCTGGCCAACGTCGCGGGCAATGACTTTGTCATCTACGAATCGGGCAACGCCAACGCCCCCGACGCGTACATGGTCCAGGTGCATGACCCGAACACCAACACTTGGAGCTCCTGGGTCTATAAGCCTTCCACGTCGTTTGCCACTTATACCAGCGGCGGCGGAGCGTTTGCCACGCAGTTTGATTTGAGCGATTTCGGTATCGCCACGGGGGGCGTGATCGACGCCATCCGGCTGGTGAACATGACCTCGGCCGATCGGATGCAAAGCTCCACCGGCTCGGGCGTGGTGTTGCCGAACGACAATGGCGTGACGAGCAGTTATCTGCCCAATCCTGGCACGTTGGCCAGCTTTACCAGCTATGCGAGCACCACGTTCGATCCGGATCCGTTGTATATCGGCGCGCTGCACGCGGTGGCGGCCACGACCTCGACGGATGACACCGTTTCGCTCGCGCCCACGGCAGTGAACGTGACGAACTTCATCCCGATCTCCTACGGTGGCATCGACTCGCTTACGCTGAACACGGGCAACGGCGCCGATTCAATTCAAGTGCAGCCGAGCGCGACCACCGCTTACACGGTGAACGCCGGCACGCCGAACATCGCCACCAATCCTGGCGATAACGTGGTGTTGAACCTGACCGGCTTGAGCAGTCCCCTCTACACGGTTACCGGCCAGGGGGCCGGCACGCTGTCGTCATTGAGTAGTCGCGCTGATCTGTTCACCGGGGTTGATAGCCTTAGCGGCCTTCCCTCGTTCAACGTCGCCGTGGATGCCACGGCCAATCCTTCGGGGAGTGCTAGCGATACGTTCTTCGCCCAGCGCAACGGGGCGAGCTTGGAATTGACCGTCAACGGTTCGCTCGTCTTTCGTGGCAATGCCGGCTCGATCAGCAACCTGCTGGTCACCGGCTCGTCGCACGACGATACGCTGACGCTCGACTCGACCAGCGGCAATCCGATTCCCGCAGGCAACGTGACGTTCAACGCTGGCTCGGGGACCGATCGTCTGCTGCTGCAAAACGGCAGCGTCGTCTCGGTGGACCACACGTATACCGACGCGCTGGACGGGCAAGTGAATGTCGATGGCTCGCTCGCCGTTTACACCGGCGTCGAGTCGATTACCGACACGCTGTTCGCCGCGAACCGCATCTTTGATTTTCTCGCCACGGCCAACGCGATTGTGCTGGGGGCAAACACGGGCGTCTCGGGGCAATCGCTGATTACCAGCAACAACAGCCCCTCGACCGCGTTCGTAAATCCGACCAGCACGCTGACGCTGAACGCGGGCCCGCAAGATGACTCGGTCACCTTACAACAGACCGACGCGGCGTATCAGGCGACCACCACGCTGAACGGCCAGGGTGGCAACGACACGTTTTTGATCTCGAGCAATGGGCTCTCGTCGGGCGGCACGGTGAGCTTTGTCACCTTTCCGATCTACGTGAACGGCGGAGGCCAGGACGGCGACACGCTGACGGTGGATGACTCGGGGGACGGCACGGGGCGCACCTTCTCGATCAGCGACACGACCATCGGCGGTTCCCCCGTTCCGGCCGGCGCTGCCGTGGACAATGCCGGGGCCGCCTCGCCCGTGATCGACGGGAGCATTGGGCCAATCGAGTGGAACAGCGTGCCGATTGCGTTCGACACCGGCGCGCGTCCCGCCTCGAACCAGCAGACCGAGCTGCTCTATACCTTCTCGGAAGGGTCCGGCACGACCACGGCCGATACCAGCGGCAACGGCAACACGGGCTTGCTGGCGACGCCCCCGGGGCCGATCTTCGAGCCGAACGCGGGCAAGTTCGGCGGCGCGTTGTTGTTCAATGGCACCAGCGACTTTGCCTGGTTTCAGGATCCCAGCTTCAATGTCGGCGCGCAGGGGACGCTCAGCTTTTGGACGCTGATGCAAGACGCCACGCGGCGCAACACGTTCTTCCGCGCACCCGGCGCGATGGAGTTCCAGTACCGGCAGAACACCAGCGGCGAGTTCTACGCCTCGCCGAACAACAGCCTCGATACCGCCATCCAGAATACCGGCGCGGCATCCCTGCAAGGAGCGTGGACCAACCTGCAGTTCACCTGGCAGCAAACCAGCGCCAACAGCGGCGTGATGCACATCTTCGTCAACGGCGCGGAGGTGGCGCCGTACCTGGTCGGGTTCGATTCGACGATCACCAG
This window contains:
- a CDS encoding TolC family protein, translated to MPRNDSVAAVLLAIALSAIGGCLAQKKTTPFADDTAHYQRVATEIDYPNVSTPARVDLLDTPRPNSLSNQLPPRFRELTLNEAVQSALANAQVIRDLGGTLIRSPDTAQTVYGAAVTETDPRFGVDAALAAFDAQYSTTLFYEDNHRAFNNSFFGGGTRLLKQEALVYQSQIAKTIATGGKVAFRHNTDYDANNAPGNEFPSAWNTNFEAEVRQPLAQGSGVQYNRIAGPTGVPGIFNGVMLARLRTDVSLTEFEAATRTLLSDVENAYWDLYFAYRDLDAKVLARNTALETWRRVNSLNATGRVGGEAEKEAHAREQYFRFEEEVQNALAGIAVDGTRTNNGTSGGTFRGQGGLQTTERRLRLLIGLPISDGEVLRPIDEPRMADVVFDWTDVMTEALGRRVELRRQRWLVKRRELELAASRNFLRPQFDMVGRYRMRGFGQNLIGGSTADFDNAWGNLATGQFQEYQAGAEFSMPLGFRKGHAMVRNAELNLRREMALLRELERQVVHDISAAMAEKDRAYLVVQTVFNRRHAALQQLRAAQVAFDADQVPLDLVLESQRIAADASSRFYRALIEYTLSLKNMQLEKGSLLDYNGVQLSEAPWADKAYRDAARRDSLRAPVGALSYILTKPPVVTVPKGPLGAAAPAPEPSQTAPPPFAAPQPSGEFVPPPSGQLPVPATQP
- a CDS encoding HlyD family efflux transporter periplasmic adaptor subunit is translated as MSANPVSLDSLADVMLDEIDQLIAELAKLSKTDVPPTSFYAELIQRSVAALAAQGGAVWLLADGRTPDLVAQLNLDTPLAGADSEARRAHLVAVEEVAKGGQPRLLTPVPASEASRVAPCDALRVLCPVMVEGRAAAVLEILQRSQISLAASQGNLRLLTLLAELAADFHRHHEWRQFRARAAIATKFEQFVEKIHRSLDSQATAYTLANEGRDLVGVDRLSVVIAADKGCRLAATSGLDTFDRRANAVRTLEQLAGAALAQGEPLSYAGDTTALPPQIEAPLQSYVDESHARALLIQPLTGPADAASADRRAAAIGALVVEQFSAGSIDEATARRIEVICQHGGLALRNALAHEAVPFVRALEALSRATWYCRAKGLPRLAWGLAAVAALTVVLAVVPADFELEARGSLQPRQRRDLFAPADGVVDRVDVGHGDQVAAGQALVTLRKPELDVEFSRVLGEISTARKRLEGIQAARLVGGTVEKGRDRDNQMTAEEEELKERLRSLEAEHKILREQQAELQVRAPLDGIVVTWDVERLLSARPVARGQTLLTVARTEGPWVLEVRLADRDVGPVVAAQGQQSTPLAVKFVVATDPATTYQGDVAHIAMSTATDDKDEAFVLVTADIDREQLSAECRRPGATVIAKIHCGRRALGYVWFHELIHAVQSWLLF
- a CDS encoding efflux RND transporter periplasmic adaptor subunit; the encoded protein is MLNKNLCQLFLAALMCGNEAAWAGELRVDAALVTLIEQVDVAAKEAGVLMEIDVREGQCVEAGATLARIDDQLAVLLARRVQTELDIARREANNEVKALFAAKSAEVARAELKRSTDSVEKYSKSISQTELDRLRLVVEKAELESQQAAHEQALAKLTVKQKEVEYETARHNVERCQIKALAAGVVVEIKKRQGEWVEPGMTVVRLVRIDRLRVEGFLAANDLTDHLVGAPVTLVANLPGRAGAEFTGVLVFVSPEINPVNGQVRVWAEVENRDQLLRPGMRASLVIGASRKP